A region of Arabidopsis thaliana chromosome 5, partial sequence DNA encodes the following proteins:
- a CDS encoding uncharacterized protein (unknown protein; INVOLVED IN: biological_process unknown; EXPRESSED IN: 22 plant structures; EXPRESSED DURING: 13 growth stages; BEST Arabidopsis thaliana protein match is: unknown protein (TAIR:AT4G24610.1).) translates to MFREAGLRNIGEDVDSRWTIGNRKLDAKSVPNANSGHGFGFRSAPPLSSSIKPVRGNNNGGSSSDMDIASDSDEEIFERQHSPQDYRIHLGLPHVAAQNGLGRNGAKVFGAADDLSDSATSTEVSYEAEACGVRNNISSHNEFERRNVEAGTSGRTLNGTSTSTSSLPRFPTFHASEQGPWSAMIAYEACVRLCLHSWSTDSVSEASYFLNNECTIMRNAFSLQRFFLHSEEELLGKGPSELVTETSVPKSKKTIGKIKLQVRRIKMGLDPPPGCNIATLTVSKEKLEVVRHHIVELNSTLSSGWKAARKVHVTPQVPLNGSLSRQSLAYMQAAARYLKQVSKAVKKEIVTSHTGPQTYEAVQETYSCSLRLKSSPEDDQIKTQPGSGETFIFLPDSLGDDLIIEVRDSKAQLLGRVVAQLAAMADDPVRFSLSHSHYVFRLLIPLDAEAEDLMFFLFFLNQSEKLRWLPIYHEPEHELIGRIQLTFSYSSSLDEKTKCGLVAETSAYDLVLEVAMKAERFQRRNLLFKGPWHWMITRFASYYGVSDAYTRLRYLSYVMDVASPTKDCLDLIHDFLFPIIMTSNHRAVLSHQENRLLGEIDEQIQQILASAFENYKSLAELSFSGMKDVFESATGTPAPAIESAVKLYGLLNDVLTPEAQLKLCRYFQAASKKRSRRHLLDTNDLLNNRSEGVPVDPMVLAASYQKMKSLILSLKNEISTDIAIHDCNVLPSFIDLPNHSAAIYSVDVCNRLREFLLVWPPPGPSPAVVDLVITTADFQRDLSSWHINPIKGGVNAKELFYSYITTWIEEKRRVLYELCKLETSKACVEIPGLTSPFVDEMYERLNGTLDEYDIIIRRWPEYAISLEKVVADSEKAIVEAMEKQFTEILSPLKESKIFGLKIVKKFTKGTPNPYSVPKELGVLLNSMKRVLDILRPSIENRFKSWNSYIPDGENRVLGERLSEVTVLLRSKFRSYMQALVEKLAENTRIQSHMKLKTIIHDLRETTAEPDVRNRMTSLKDLLDKTIDHLHGVFLPDVFVAICRGIWDRMGQDVLRLLEDRKDNVTWHKGPRIAVSVLDEIFATQMQSLLGNGLKPEHLEPPRSMMELRSMLCKDSTDYREGGYNY, encoded by the exons ATGTTCAGGGAAGCTGGCTTAAGAAACATAGGAGAG GATGTTGATTCGAGGTGGACGATTGGTAATCGGAAATTGGATGCTAAGTCTGTTCCCAATGCCAATTCTGGTCATGGTTTTGGATTCAGGAGTGCTCCTCCATTGTCTTCATCAATTAAACCCGTGAGAGGTAATAACAATGGTGGTTCAAGTTCAGACATGGACATTGCTTCTGATTCAGATGAAGAGATATTCGAGAGGCAACACTCTCCTCAAGATTATAGAATTCATCTTGGTTTGCCTCACGTCGCAGCTCAAAATGGACTTGGACGTAATGGTGCTAAGGTCTTTGGTGCTGCTGATGATTTATCTGACTCAGCTACTAGCACTGAAGTTTCATAT GAAGCAGAAGCTTGTGGTGTGCGGAACAATATATCTTCACATAATGAATTTGAAAGACGAAATGTTGAGGCTGGAACTTCAGGAAGGACTCTGAACGGGACAAGCACTTCAACAAGTTCATTGCCTCGTTTCCCCACCTTTCATGCGAG TGAGCAAGGTCCATGGTCTGCGATGATTGCCTATGAAGCCTGTGTACGGTTATGTCTTCATTCATGGTCAACGGATAGTGTCAGCGAGGCTTCTTACTTCCTCAACAATGAATGCACCATAATGCGGAATGCATTTAGTTTGCAGAGGTTTTTCCTTCATTCTGAAGAAGAGTTACTGGGAAAGGGACCTTCTGAGTTGGTTACTGAGACGTCTGTTCCAAAATCGAAGAAGACTATTGGAAAAATTAAACTCCAAG TTCGTAGAATTAAAATGGGATTAGATCCACCACCTGGCTGTAACATTGCAACACTGACGGTCTCCAAGGAAAAGCTCGAAGTTGTTCGTCACCATATTGTGGAACTGAATTCGACTTTATCTTCTGGATGGAAAGCAGCGAGGAAAGTTCATGTCACTCCCCAAGTTCCTCTAAATGGTTCACTTTCGCGTCAAAGTTTGGCTTACATGCAGGCTGCTGCTCGCTACCTTAAGCAGGTCTCAAAAGCCgttaaaaaggaaattgttACATCTCACACTGGACCACAAACTTATGAAGCAGTACAAG AAACATATTCATGTTCATTGAGGTTAAAGAGCTCTCCTGAAGATGATCAAATTAAGACGCAACCTGGATCTGGCGAAAcgtttatttt CTTACCAGATAGTCTTGgtgatgatttgattattgaaGTTCGAGATTCGAAGGCGCAACTTCTTGGCCGTGTCGTAGCTCAGCTAGCAGCTATGGCTGATGATCCGGTaagattctctctctctcactcgcATTATGTTTTCAGATTACTGATTCCATTAGACGCTGAAGCTGAAgatcttatgttttttcttttctttctaaatcAGAGTGAAAAACTGCGATGGTTACCAATATATCATGAACCAGAGCATGAACTAATTGGGAGAATCCAACTTACGTTTAGTTACTCAAGTAGTTTAGATGAAAAAACTAAGTGTGGGTTGGTGGCAGAAACTTCAGCGTATGATCTTGTCCTAGAGGTGGCTATGAAAGCAGAACGATTTCAGCGtagaaatttattatttaaggGCCCGTGGCATTGGATGATAACTCGATTTGCATCCTATTACGGGGTTTCAGATGCATACACTAGATTAAG ATATCTTTCTTATGTCATGGATGTCGCATCGCCTACCAAGGACTGTCTTGATCTGATACATGATTTTCTATTCCCTATTATAATGACAAGCAACCACAGGGCTGTATTGAGTCATCAAGAG AATCGGTTACTTGGGGAAATTGACGAACAAATTCAGCAGATTCTCGCTTCAGCATTTGAGAATTATAAATCACTTGCTGAACTGTCTTTCTCCGGGATGAAAGATGTTTTTGAGTCTGCTACGGGGACTCCAGCACCTGCTATAGAATCAGCTGTCAAGCTTTATGGTCTTCTCAACGATGTATTAACCCCCGAGGCACAGTTGAAACTCTGCAGATACTTTCAG GCTGCTTCAAAGAAGAGGTCAAGAAGACATTTATTGGACACAAACGATTTACTTAACAACCGTAGTGAAGGTGTACCAGTTGATCCCATGGTGCTTGCAGCTTCGTATCAAAAGATGAAGTCTCTAATCTTAAGccttaaaaatgaaatatccACTGACATAGCGATTCATGACTGCAATGTGCTCCCAAG CTTTATAGACCTTCCAAATCATTCAGCGGCAATATATAGTGTTGATGTCTGCAATAGGCTCCGGGAATTTCTTCTCGTTTGGCCTCCTCCTGGACCATCACCTGCGGTTGTTGATTTAGTTATTACAACTGCTGACTTTCAGAGAGATCTCTCTAGCTGGCACATAAA TCCTATTAAAGGTGGCGTTAATGCCAAGGAGCTTTTCTATTCATATATCACAACCTGGATTGAAGAGAAAAGGCGAGTTTTATATGAACTCTGCAAGCTAGAGACG TCAAAAGCATGCGTCGAGATTCCGGGATTGACTTCTCCTTTTGTCGATGAGATGTATGAGAGACTCAATGGGACACTTGATGAATACGATATCATCATTAGGCGGTGGCCAGAATACGCAATATCCTTGGAGAAA GTTGTAGCAGACTCAGAGAAGGCAATAGTTGAAGCCATGGAGAAACAATTTACTGAGATTTTATCTCCGTTGAAGGAAAGTAAAATATTTGGCCTGAAAATTGTCAAGAAATTCACCAAAGGCACACCTAATCCTTATTCTGTTCCAAAAGAG CTTGGAGTTCTTCTCAACTCAATGAAAAGAGTGCTTGACATTTTACGCCCGAGCATAGAGAACCGCTTCAAATCTTGGAATTCATATATCCCTGATGGAGAAAACAGAGTCTTGGGAGAGCGGTTAAGTGAGGTGACAGTATTGTTAAGATCCAAATTCAGAAGTTATATGCAAGCGCTTGTGGAGAAACTTGCAGAAAAT ACGAGGATACAAAGTCACATGAAGCTAAAGACCATCATCCACGACTTAAGGGAAACCACAGCGGAACCGGATGTTAGAAACAGAATGACGTCATTGAAGGATTTGCTAGACAAAACCATCGATCATCTACACGGTGTTTTCTTACCAGATGTGTTTGTAGCAATCTGCAGAGGAATCTGGGACCGAATGGGACAG GATGTGCTTCGTCTTTTGGAAGACAGGAAAGATAATGTGACTTGGCATAAAGGCCCAAGAATCGCAGTTTCT GTTTTGGATGAAATCTTTGCGACACAAATGCAAAGCTTGCTTGGAAACGGTTTGAAGCCCGAGCACTTGGAGCCACCA
- a CDS encoding uncharacterized protein (unknown protein; INVOLVED IN: biological_process unknown; LOCATED IN: plasma membrane; EXPRESSED IN: 22 plant structures; EXPRESSED DURING: 13 growth stages; BEST Arabidopsis thaliana protein match is: unknown protein (TAIR:AT4G24610.1); Has 30201 Blast hits to 17322 proteins in 780 species: Archae - 12; Bacteria - 1396; Metazoa - 17338; Fungi - 3422; Plants - 5037; Viruses - 0; Other Eukaryotes - 2996 (source: NCBI BLink).): MFREAGLRNIGEDVDSRWTIGNRKLDAKSVPNANSGHGFGFRSAPPLSSSIKPVRAQNGLGRNGAKVFGAADDLSDSATSTEVSYEAEACGVRNNISSHNEFERRNVEAGTSGRTLNGTSTSTSSLPRFPTFHASEQGPWSAMIAYEACVRLCLHSWSTDSVSEASYFLNNECTIMRNAFSLQRFFLHSEEELLGKGPSELVTETSVPKSKKTIGKIKLQVRRIKMGLDPPPGCNIATLTVSKEKLEVVRHHIVELNSTLSSGWKAARKVHVTPQVPLNGSLSRQSLAYMQAAARYLKQVSKAVKKEIVTSHTGPQTYEAVQETYSCSLRLKSSPEDDQIKTQPGSGETFIFLPDSLGDDLIIEVRDSKAQLLGRVVAQLAAMADDPSEKLRWLPIYHEPEHELIGRIQLTFSYSSSLDEKTKCGLVAETSAYDLVLEVAMKAERFQRRNLLFKGPWHWMITRFASYYGVSDAYTRLRYLSYVMDVASPTKDCLDLIHDFLFPIIMTSNHRAVLSHQENRLLGEIDEQIQQILASAFENYKSLAELSFSGMKDVFESATGTPAPAIESAVKLYGLLNDVLTPEAQLKLCRYFQAASKKRSRRHLLDTNDLLNNRSEGVPVDPMVLAASYQKMKSLILSLKNEISTDIAIHDCNVLPSFIDLPNHSAAIYSVDVCNRLREFLLVWPPPGPSPAVVDLVITTADFQRDLSSWHINPIKGGVNAKELFYSYITTWIEEKRRVLYELCKLETSKACVEIPGLTSPFVDEMYERLNGTLDEYDIIIRRWPEYAISLEKVVADSEKAIVEAMEKQFTEILSPLKESKIFGLKIVKKFTKGTPNPYSVPKELGVLLNSMKRVLDILRPSIENRFKSWNSYIPDGENRVLGERLSEVTVLLRSKFRSYMQALVEKLAENTRIQSHMKLKTIIHDLRETTAEPDVRNRMTSLKDLLDKTIDHLHGVFLPDVFVAICRGIWDRMGQDVLRLLEDRKDNVTWHKGPRIAVSVLDEIFATQMQSLLGNGLKPEHLEPPRSMMELRSMLCKDSTDYREGGYNY, encoded by the exons ATGTTCAGGGAAGCTGGCTTAAGAAACATAGGAGAG GATGTTGATTCGAGGTGGACGATTGGTAATCGGAAATTGGATGCTAAGTCTGTTCCCAATGCCAATTCTGGTCATGGTTTTGGATTCAGGAGTGCTCCTCCATTGTCTTCATCAATTAAACCCGTGAGAG CTCAAAATGGACTTGGACGTAATGGTGCTAAGGTCTTTGGTGCTGCTGATGATTTATCTGACTCAGCTACTAGCACTGAAGTTTCATAT GAAGCAGAAGCTTGTGGTGTGCGGAACAATATATCTTCACATAATGAATTTGAAAGACGAAATGTTGAGGCTGGAACTTCAGGAAGGACTCTGAACGGGACAAGCACTTCAACAAGTTCATTGCCTCGTTTCCCCACCTTTCATGCGAG TGAGCAAGGTCCATGGTCTGCGATGATTGCCTATGAAGCCTGTGTACGGTTATGTCTTCATTCATGGTCAACGGATAGTGTCAGCGAGGCTTCTTACTTCCTCAACAATGAATGCACCATAATGCGGAATGCATTTAGTTTGCAGAGGTTTTTCCTTCATTCTGAAGAAGAGTTACTGGGAAAGGGACCTTCTGAGTTGGTTACTGAGACGTCTGTTCCAAAATCGAAGAAGACTATTGGAAAAATTAAACTCCAAG TTCGTAGAATTAAAATGGGATTAGATCCACCACCTGGCTGTAACATTGCAACACTGACGGTCTCCAAGGAAAAGCTCGAAGTTGTTCGTCACCATATTGTGGAACTGAATTCGACTTTATCTTCTGGATGGAAAGCAGCGAGGAAAGTTCATGTCACTCCCCAAGTTCCTCTAAATGGTTCACTTTCGCGTCAAAGTTTGGCTTACATGCAGGCTGCTGCTCGCTACCTTAAGCAGGTCTCAAAAGCCgttaaaaaggaaattgttACATCTCACACTGGACCACAAACTTATGAAGCAGTACAAG AAACATATTCATGTTCATTGAGGTTAAAGAGCTCTCCTGAAGATGATCAAATTAAGACGCAACCTGGATCTGGCGAAAcgtttatttt CTTACCAGATAGTCTTGgtgatgatttgattattgaaGTTCGAGATTCGAAGGCGCAACTTCTTGGCCGTGTCGTAGCTCAGCTAGCAGCTATGGCTGATGATCCG AGTGAAAAACTGCGATGGTTACCAATATATCATGAACCAGAGCATGAACTAATTGGGAGAATCCAACTTACGTTTAGTTACTCAAGTAGTTTAGATGAAAAAACTAAGTGTGGGTTGGTGGCAGAAACTTCAGCGTATGATCTTGTCCTAGAGGTGGCTATGAAAGCAGAACGATTTCAGCGtagaaatttattatttaaggGCCCGTGGCATTGGATGATAACTCGATTTGCATCCTATTACGGGGTTTCAGATGCATACACTAGATTAAG ATATCTTTCTTATGTCATGGATGTCGCATCGCCTACCAAGGACTGTCTTGATCTGATACATGATTTTCTATTCCCTATTATAATGACAAGCAACCACAGGGCTGTATTGAGTCATCAAGAG AATCGGTTACTTGGGGAAATTGACGAACAAATTCAGCAGATTCTCGCTTCAGCATTTGAGAATTATAAATCACTTGCTGAACTGTCTTTCTCCGGGATGAAAGATGTTTTTGAGTCTGCTACGGGGACTCCAGCACCTGCTATAGAATCAGCTGTCAAGCTTTATGGTCTTCTCAACGATGTATTAACCCCCGAGGCACAGTTGAAACTCTGCAGATACTTTCAG GCTGCTTCAAAGAAGAGGTCAAGAAGACATTTATTGGACACAAACGATTTACTTAACAACCGTAGTGAAGGTGTACCAGTTGATCCCATGGTGCTTGCAGCTTCGTATCAAAAGATGAAGTCTCTAATCTTAAGccttaaaaatgaaatatccACTGACATAGCGATTCATGACTGCAATGTGCTCCCAAG CTTTATAGACCTTCCAAATCATTCAGCGGCAATATATAGTGTTGATGTCTGCAATAGGCTCCGGGAATTTCTTCTCGTTTGGCCTCCTCCTGGACCATCACCTGCGGTTGTTGATTTAGTTATTACAACTGCTGACTTTCAGAGAGATCTCTCTAGCTGGCACATAAA TCCTATTAAAGGTGGCGTTAATGCCAAGGAGCTTTTCTATTCATATATCACAACCTGGATTGAAGAGAAAAGGCGAGTTTTATATGAACTCTGCAAGCTAGAGACG TCAAAAGCATGCGTCGAGATTCCGGGATTGACTTCTCCTTTTGTCGATGAGATGTATGAGAGACTCAATGGGACACTTGATGAATACGATATCATCATTAGGCGGTGGCCAGAATACGCAATATCCTTGGAGAAA GTTGTAGCAGACTCAGAGAAGGCAATAGTTGAAGCCATGGAGAAACAATTTACTGAGATTTTATCTCCGTTGAAGGAAAGTAAAATATTTGGCCTGAAAATTGTCAAGAAATTCACCAAAGGCACACCTAATCCTTATTCTGTTCCAAAAGAG CTTGGAGTTCTTCTCAACTCAATGAAAAGAGTGCTTGACATTTTACGCCCGAGCATAGAGAACCGCTTCAAATCTTGGAATTCATATATCCCTGATGGAGAAAACAGAGTCTTGGGAGAGCGGTTAAGTGAGGTGACAGTATTGTTAAGATCCAAATTCAGAAGTTATATGCAAGCGCTTGTGGAGAAACTTGCAGAAAAT ACGAGGATACAAAGTCACATGAAGCTAAAGACCATCATCCACGACTTAAGGGAAACCACAGCGGAACCGGATGTTAGAAACAGAATGACGTCATTGAAGGATTTGCTAGACAAAACCATCGATCATCTACACGGTGTTTTCTTACCAGATGTGTTTGTAGCAATCTGCAGAGGAATCTGGGACCGAATGGGACAG GATGTGCTTCGTCTTTTGGAAGACAGGAAAGATAATGTGACTTGGCATAAAGGCCCAAGAATCGCAGTTTCT GTTTTGGATGAAATCTTTGCGACACAAATGCAAAGCTTGCTTGGAAACGGTTTGAAGCCCGAGCACTTGGAGCCACCA
- a CDS encoding uncharacterized protein (unknown protein; INVOLVED IN: biological_process unknown; LOCATED IN: plasma membrane; EXPRESSED IN: 22 plant structures; EXPRESSED DURING: 13 growth stages; BEST Arabidopsis thaliana protein match is: unknown protein (TAIR:AT4G24610.1); Has 30201 Blast hits to 17322 proteins in 780 species: Archae - 12; Bacteria - 1396; Metazoa - 17338; Fungi - 3422; Plants - 5037; Viruses - 0; Other Eukaryotes - 2996 (source: NCBI BLink).) — translation MFREAGLRNIGEDVDSRWTIGNRKLDAKSVPNANSGHGFGFRSAPPLSSSIKPVRAQNGLGRNGAKVFGAADDLSDSATSTEVSYEAEACGVRNNISSHNEFERRNVEAGTSGRTLNGTSTSTSSLPRFPTFHASEQGPWSAMIAYEACVRLCLHSWSTDSVSEASYFLNNECTIMRNAFSLQRFFLHSEEELLGKGPSELVTETSVPKSKKTIGKIKLQVRRIKMGLDPPPGCNIATLTVSKEKLEVVRHHIVELNSTLSSGWKAARKVHVTPQVPLNGSLSRQSLAYMQAAARYLKQVSKAVKKEIVTSHTGPQTYEAVQETYSCSLRLKSSPEDDQIKTQPGSGETFIFLPDSLGDDLIIEVRDSKAQLLGRVVAQLAAMADDPSEKLRWLPIYHEPEHELIGRIQLTFSYSSSLDEKTKCGLVAETSAYDLVLEVAMKAERFQRRNLLFKGPWHWMITRFASYYGVSDAYTRLRYLSYVMDVASPTKDCLDLIHDFLFPIIMTSNHRAVLSHQENRLLGEIDEQIQQILASAFENYKSLAELSFSGMKDVFESATGTPAPAIESAVKLYGLLNDVLTPEAQLKLCRYFQAASKKRSRRHLLDTNDLLNNRSEGVPVDPMVLAASYQKMKSLILSLKNEISTDIAIHDCNVLPSFIDLPNHSAAIYSVDVCNRLREFLLVWPPPGPSPAVVDLVITTADFQRDLSSWHINPIKGGVNAKELFYSYITTWIEEKRRVLYELCKLETSKACVEIPGLTSPFVDEMYERLNGTLDEYDIIIRRWPEYAISLEKVVADSEKAIVEAMEKQFTEILSPLKESKIFGLKIVKKFTKGTPNPYSVPKELGVLLNSMKRVLDILRPSIENRFKSWNSYIPDGENRVLGERLSEVTVLLRSKFRSYMQALVEKLAENTRIQSHMKLKTIIHDLRETTAEPDVRNRMTSLKDLLDKTIDHLHGVFLPDVFVAICRGIWDRMGQVRDIITFHYTGWFCLLLLPLLFCSVYSRMCFVFWKTGKIM, via the exons ATGTTCAGGGAAGCTGGCTTAAGAAACATAGGAGAG GATGTTGATTCGAGGTGGACGATTGGTAATCGGAAATTGGATGCTAAGTCTGTTCCCAATGCCAATTCTGGTCATGGTTTTGGATTCAGGAGTGCTCCTCCATTGTCTTCATCAATTAAACCCGTGAGAG CTCAAAATGGACTTGGACGTAATGGTGCTAAGGTCTTTGGTGCTGCTGATGATTTATCTGACTCAGCTACTAGCACTGAAGTTTCATAT GAAGCAGAAGCTTGTGGTGTGCGGAACAATATATCTTCACATAATGAATTTGAAAGACGAAATGTTGAGGCTGGAACTTCAGGAAGGACTCTGAACGGGACAAGCACTTCAACAAGTTCATTGCCTCGTTTCCCCACCTTTCATGCGAG TGAGCAAGGTCCATGGTCTGCGATGATTGCCTATGAAGCCTGTGTACGGTTATGTCTTCATTCATGGTCAACGGATAGTGTCAGCGAGGCTTCTTACTTCCTCAACAATGAATGCACCATAATGCGGAATGCATTTAGTTTGCAGAGGTTTTTCCTTCATTCTGAAGAAGAGTTACTGGGAAAGGGACCTTCTGAGTTGGTTACTGAGACGTCTGTTCCAAAATCGAAGAAGACTATTGGAAAAATTAAACTCCAAG TTCGTAGAATTAAAATGGGATTAGATCCACCACCTGGCTGTAACATTGCAACACTGACGGTCTCCAAGGAAAAGCTCGAAGTTGTTCGTCACCATATTGTGGAACTGAATTCGACTTTATCTTCTGGATGGAAAGCAGCGAGGAAAGTTCATGTCACTCCCCAAGTTCCTCTAAATGGTTCACTTTCGCGTCAAAGTTTGGCTTACATGCAGGCTGCTGCTCGCTACCTTAAGCAGGTCTCAAAAGCCgttaaaaaggaaattgttACATCTCACACTGGACCACAAACTTATGAAGCAGTACAAG AAACATATTCATGTTCATTGAGGTTAAAGAGCTCTCCTGAAGATGATCAAATTAAGACGCAACCTGGATCTGGCGAAAcgtttatttt CTTACCAGATAGTCTTGgtgatgatttgattattgaaGTTCGAGATTCGAAGGCGCAACTTCTTGGCCGTGTCGTAGCTCAGCTAGCAGCTATGGCTGATGATCCG AGTGAAAAACTGCGATGGTTACCAATATATCATGAACCAGAGCATGAACTAATTGGGAGAATCCAACTTACGTTTAGTTACTCAAGTAGTTTAGATGAAAAAACTAAGTGTGGGTTGGTGGCAGAAACTTCAGCGTATGATCTTGTCCTAGAGGTGGCTATGAAAGCAGAACGATTTCAGCGtagaaatttattatttaaggGCCCGTGGCATTGGATGATAACTCGATTTGCATCCTATTACGGGGTTTCAGATGCATACACTAGATTAAG ATATCTTTCTTATGTCATGGATGTCGCATCGCCTACCAAGGACTGTCTTGATCTGATACATGATTTTCTATTCCCTATTATAATGACAAGCAACCACAGGGCTGTATTGAGTCATCAAGAG AATCGGTTACTTGGGGAAATTGACGAACAAATTCAGCAGATTCTCGCTTCAGCATTTGAGAATTATAAATCACTTGCTGAACTGTCTTTCTCCGGGATGAAAGATGTTTTTGAGTCTGCTACGGGGACTCCAGCACCTGCTATAGAATCAGCTGTCAAGCTTTATGGTCTTCTCAACGATGTATTAACCCCCGAGGCACAGTTGAAACTCTGCAGATACTTTCAG GCTGCTTCAAAGAAGAGGTCAAGAAGACATTTATTGGACACAAACGATTTACTTAACAACCGTAGTGAAGGTGTACCAGTTGATCCCATGGTGCTTGCAGCTTCGTATCAAAAGATGAAGTCTCTAATCTTAAGccttaaaaatgaaatatccACTGACATAGCGATTCATGACTGCAATGTGCTCCCAAG CTTTATAGACCTTCCAAATCATTCAGCGGCAATATATAGTGTTGATGTCTGCAATAGGCTCCGGGAATTTCTTCTCGTTTGGCCTCCTCCTGGACCATCACCTGCGGTTGTTGATTTAGTTATTACAACTGCTGACTTTCAGAGAGATCTCTCTAGCTGGCACATAAA TCCTATTAAAGGTGGCGTTAATGCCAAGGAGCTTTTCTATTCATATATCACAACCTGGATTGAAGAGAAAAGGCGAGTTTTATATGAACTCTGCAAGCTAGAGACG TCAAAAGCATGCGTCGAGATTCCGGGATTGACTTCTCCTTTTGTCGATGAGATGTATGAGAGACTCAATGGGACACTTGATGAATACGATATCATCATTAGGCGGTGGCCAGAATACGCAATATCCTTGGAGAAA GTTGTAGCAGACTCAGAGAAGGCAATAGTTGAAGCCATGGAGAAACAATTTACTGAGATTTTATCTCCGTTGAAGGAAAGTAAAATATTTGGCCTGAAAATTGTCAAGAAATTCACCAAAGGCACACCTAATCCTTATTCTGTTCCAAAAGAG CTTGGAGTTCTTCTCAACTCAATGAAAAGAGTGCTTGACATTTTACGCCCGAGCATAGAGAACCGCTTCAAATCTTGGAATTCATATATCCCTGATGGAGAAAACAGAGTCTTGGGAGAGCGGTTAAGTGAGGTGACAGTATTGTTAAGATCCAAATTCAGAAGTTATATGCAAGCGCTTGTGGAGAAACTTGCAGAAAAT ACGAGGATACAAAGTCACATGAAGCTAAAGACCATCATCCACGACTTAAGGGAAACCACAGCGGAACCGGATGTTAGAAACAGAATGACGTCATTGAAGGATTTGCTAGACAAAACCATCGATCATCTACACGGTGTTTTCTTACCAGATGTGTTTGTAGCAATCTGCAGAGGAATCTGGGACCGAATGGGACAGGTAAGAGACATCATTACATTTCATTATACCGGTTGGTTTTGTCTTCTGCTTTTACCTCTACTGTTCTGTTCTGTCTATTCCAGGATGTGCTTCGTCTTTTGGAAGACAGGAAAGATAATGTGA